The Spirosoma radiotolerans genome has a window encoding:
- a CDS encoding SusC/RagA family TonB-linked outer membrane protein, with translation MQKILFGSWLLSLLFCLPSIAQDIAVSGRVTSSDDGSTLPGVSVQVKGTTRGAITDANGDYKISVPANARLVFSFIGYTGQEIAVGNKTTINVSLVAGSQSLDEIVVTAQGIERDKRSLGYATQEVGGNVLAQRSEPNLLNALQGKVAGVNITGSSGAPGASTNINIRGITSFNGSNQPLIIVDGIIFSNDVNATQNTLFGTQPSNRLADINPESIESVNILKGPAAAVLYGSRASAGAIVITTKSGRNQNNKTEVTVNSSYNVQNVYGIPKFQNDYGQGANNLFTPTSNNSWGPPFVGGPTSVTNNQGNVVPYQAYPNNVKDFYRQGTILQNSVNIASGDATRNYIIAIGNTLQSGIVQNTKFNRTNVQLGGESKLQNGLKISGTGTYVQTVSRGVPGGNGASAFGQITRIPRSYDLANEPYQGPDGKSIYFTPSTNNPQWSVNNERLDSQVDRFFGNFQLSYDVAKWLTVAYRVTGDTYTDRRKLTLPIGSGRAPAGEVQQDNFFRNELNGDLLITARKDNLFMEGLNANLLLGNNINQRKTQESAADAASLTLPGFYNINSGTVFTGTFESSTMRRLVGYYGQLSLNYNNYLFLELSGRADQSSTLPKANNTYFYPAASISFVPTDAFKINSDVLSYAKVRASIAKVGRDADPYQLSTTYSTTSYGNNVASITYPLAPNNTPGFSIGTRIGSNTLKPEFVTSYEFGVNLGFFKNRLSIDATYFDSRSTQQIFNVAVSNSSGFDTRTTNVGELQNRGVELVLNATPLRIGGFKWDATLNYTLIRNKVVSIAPGVKSSNITGNSFTGIAPSIYEGYPYGVIVSTANARAQNTDPNGLYYDATGQFAGQYVVSGTNGQFVPGIANSVISNPQPNYIAGLTNTFSYKGVALSILVDTRQGGQLFSFNAVDARQNGSMYVTGIDRDQPRILPGVIQNADGTFRQNNIQLAPQTYWSALGGLASEAAVYDATVYRLREVALNYTIPKSLLGKTPFGTISVGVSGRNLFFYAPNFPADPEVNTQGAGNIQGLDLNGPPNTRNFGGNIRLTF, from the coding sequence ACAACTCGTGGTGCCATAACTGATGCCAACGGGGATTACAAAATCAGCGTCCCAGCCAACGCAAGACTTGTATTTAGTTTCATTGGCTATACAGGCCAGGAAATAGCAGTTGGCAATAAAACAACCATCAATGTAAGCCTGGTCGCTGGCTCACAGAGTCTCGATGAAATCGTCGTAACAGCCCAGGGCATCGAGCGTGACAAGCGGTCGCTGGGGTACGCAACGCAGGAAGTAGGCGGCAACGTGCTGGCTCAACGCTCAGAGCCCAACCTGCTCAATGCGCTTCAGGGCAAAGTAGCCGGTGTCAATATTACAGGGTCCAGTGGTGCACCGGGTGCATCAACAAACATCAACATTCGGGGGATTACATCCTTCAACGGCAGCAACCAGCCGCTGATCATTGTTGACGGTATCATCTTCAGCAACGACGTTAACGCAACTCAGAACACCCTGTTCGGTACGCAGCCTTCCAACCGTCTGGCCGACATCAACCCAGAAAGTATTGAGTCTGTCAACATCCTGAAAGGACCCGCTGCGGCTGTTCTTTATGGTTCGCGGGCATCGGCCGGTGCAATCGTGATCACGACGAAATCGGGTCGTAACCAGAATAACAAGACGGAAGTAACGGTTAACTCGTCGTACAACGTACAGAACGTTTATGGCATTCCCAAGTTTCAGAATGACTATGGTCAGGGAGCCAACAACCTCTTTACACCCACATCGAACAACTCCTGGGGCCCTCCATTCGTAGGCGGACCAACTTCTGTAACCAATAACCAGGGCAATGTAGTGCCGTATCAGGCATATCCGAATAACGTGAAGGACTTTTACCGGCAGGGCACTATTCTGCAGAACTCGGTGAACATTGCCTCGGGTGATGCTACCCGCAACTACATCATTGCCATTGGTAATACGCTTCAGAGTGGTATCGTTCAGAACACGAAGTTCAACCGGACGAACGTTCAGTTGGGTGGTGAGTCCAAGCTGCAGAATGGGCTAAAAATCAGCGGTACCGGCACGTACGTACAAACGGTATCACGCGGTGTTCCTGGTGGTAATGGCGCCAGCGCATTCGGCCAAATCACCCGGATTCCACGTAGCTATGACTTGGCTAACGAACCTTATCAGGGTCCTGATGGGAAGAGCATCTATTTTACGCCATCCACGAACAACCCACAATGGAGTGTTAACAACGAACGGCTGGATAGCCAGGTTGACCGCTTCTTTGGTAACTTCCAGTTGAGCTACGATGTGGCTAAATGGTTGACTGTTGCCTACCGTGTTACGGGCGATACCTACACCGATCGCCGTAAGCTGACTCTCCCTATTGGTTCGGGTCGTGCTCCAGCTGGTGAAGTACAGCAGGACAACTTTTTCCGGAATGAGTTGAACGGTGATTTACTGATCACGGCCCGCAAGGATAACTTATTTATGGAAGGGCTGAATGCGAACCTGTTGTTAGGCAATAACATTAATCAGCGGAAAACGCAGGAGTCAGCCGCCGATGCTGCTTCGCTGACGCTTCCGGGCTTTTACAACATCAACAGCGGTACGGTTTTCACAGGTACGTTCGAAAGCTCGACAATGCGCCGTCTGGTAGGTTATTATGGCCAGTTGTCGTTGAATTACAACAATTACCTCTTTCTGGAATTATCGGGACGTGCCGACCAATCGTCTACCCTGCCGAAAGCAAATAACACGTATTTCTATCCGGCTGCGTCGATTAGCTTTGTCCCAACAGATGCCTTCAAGATTAACTCTGATGTACTTTCCTACGCGAAAGTACGGGCCAGCATTGCAAAAGTTGGTCGCGATGCGGATCCATACCAGTTGAGTACGACCTATTCAACCACGTCATATGGTAATAACGTTGCCAGTATTACGTATCCATTGGCCCCCAACAATACACCTGGATTCAGCATTGGAACCCGGATTGGCAGCAACACCCTCAAGCCTGAATTTGTCACCTCGTACGAATTTGGCGTAAATCTCGGCTTCTTCAAGAACCGTCTGAGCATCGATGCTACCTATTTCGATTCGAGAAGCACGCAGCAGATTTTCAACGTAGCGGTTTCCAACTCGTCGGGATTCGACACCCGGACAACCAACGTTGGTGAGTTGCAAAACCGGGGGGTTGAATTGGTCCTGAATGCAACTCCGCTACGGATCGGTGGCTTCAAATGGGATGCTACGCTGAACTATACCCTGATTCGGAACAAGGTTGTTTCCATTGCTCCCGGCGTGAAGTCGTCCAACATCACGGGTAACTCCTTCACCGGTATTGCTCCCTCTATTTACGAAGGCTATCCCTATGGCGTTATTGTCAGTACAGCCAATGCCCGGGCTCAGAATACAGACCCAAATGGTTTGTACTATGATGCAACCGGTCAGTTTGCCGGCCAGTATGTTGTCAGTGGAACCAATGGGCAGTTTGTGCCAGGTATCGCCAACTCGGTTATATCGAATCCGCAGCCTAACTACATCGCCGGTTTGACCAATACATTCTCCTACAAAGGCGTAGCCCTGTCTATATTGGTAGATACCCGTCAGGGTGGTCAGCTTTTCTCGTTCAATGCAGTTGATGCTCGCCAAAACGGTTCAATGTATGTAACGGGTATTGATCGCGATCAGCCGCGCATTCTGCCAGGCGTGATTCAGAATGCGGATGGTACTTTCCGCCAGAACAACATTCAGCTAGCACCGCAAACTTACTGGAGTGCGTTAGGTGGTCTGGCTTCGGAAGCCGCCGTTTACGATGCAACAGTCTATCGTCTGCGCGAGGTGGCCCTGAATTACACCATACCGAAATCACTCCTGGGCAAAACGCCATTTGGTACTATTTCGGTAGGCGTGAGCGGTCGTAACCTGTTCTTCTATGCGCCTAACTTCCCAGCTGACCCAGAGGTTAACACCCAGGGAGCTGGTAACATTCAGGGCCTTGACCTGAACGGACCGCCAAATACACGGAACTTCGGCGGTAACATTCGGCTCACGTTCTAA